From the genome of Bacteroidota bacterium, one region includes:
- a CDS encoding T9SS type A sorting domain-containing protein, protein MKKLLLSLIISGASVCAFAQPTWNLETWSTMNNGVLAVPEEPTSWVTGNQLDNAFTPGNDTSVFKVSGTEAHSGTYAMKITTVDVVNMPASAVGLIPDPVGIAFTGKVQATPSFKIFRGFAYTSRPATCSFWYKYTPQLNDSASCFVTLSKWNGASRDIISSGKWQSAAPQGSYIQQTITMDTNTAFLAVWPDTMEVDFSATRIITPTIGSILWVDDITFAGSTGINEHAFSNEVTVFPNPATNYVNIIADVNEASSVIAYDVTGKVVSSASLKQTMSGINRKEGMINTSNLSAGLYSYAILDERGNTLRNGKFSIIK, encoded by the coding sequence ATGAAAAAACTTTTACTCTCATTAATTATTTCAGGAGCATCTGTTTGCGCTTTTGCTCAACCAACATGGAATCTTGAAACTTGGTCAACAATGAATAATGGAGTTCTTGCTGTGCCTGAAGAACCAACAAGTTGGGTTACAGGAAATCAACTGGATAATGCCTTCACGCCTGGTAACGATACTTCTGTATTTAAAGTAAGTGGTACAGAGGCTCACAGCGGAACGTATGCTATGAAAATTACAACAGTAGATGTTGTTAATATGCCCGCTTCTGCTGTTGGTTTAATACCCGATCCTGTAGGAATCGCTTTTACAGGGAAGGTTCAGGCTACTCCTTCATTTAAAATTTTTAGAGGTTTTGCTTATACAAGCCGACCAGCCACTTGTTCGTTTTGGTATAAATACACTCCACAATTAAATGACAGCGCTTCTTGCTTCGTTACTCTCTCCAAATGGAATGGCGCCAGCCGCGATATAATTTCATCGGGCAAATGGCAGTCAGCCGCACCCCAGGGTTCATATATTCAGCAAACAATTACAATGGATACTAATACCGCTTTCTTAGCTGTTTGGCCTGATACAATGGAAGTTGACTTTTCAGCAACACGAATTATTACTCCCACTATTGGCAGTATTCTTTGGGTGGATGATATAACATTTGCCGGTTCAACCGGCATCAACGAACACGCTTTTTCAAATGAAGTGACTGTTTTCCCTAACCCTGCAACTAATTATGTAAACATTATTGCAGATGTAAATGAAGCATCTTCTGTGATTGCTTATGATGTGACCGGAAAAGTAGTTTCTTCCGCATCGCTCAAACAAACGATGAGCGGAATAAACAGAAAAGAAGGAATGATAAACACTTCCAATCTTTCTGCTGGATTATATTCTTATGCGATTCTTGACGAAAGAGGAAATACACTACGCAACGGAAAGTTCAGCATTATAAAGTAA